attaggaggaacccagggccaaacgcaccagcatatggtctcacaaggggtctgaggatctcatctcggtacctaatggcagtcaggctacctctggcgagcacatggagggctgtgcggccccccaaagaaatgtcaccccacaccatgactgacccactgccaaaccggtcatgctggaggatgttgcaggcagcagaacgttctacacggcgtctccagactgccacatgtgctcagtgtgaacctgctttcatctgtgaagagcacagggcgccagtggcgaatttgcgaatcttggtgttctctggcaaatgccaaacgtcctgcacggtgttgggctgtaagcacaacccccgcctgtggacgtcgggccctcatggagtctgtttccgaccgtttgagcagacacatgcacatttgtggcctgctggaggtcattttgcagggctctggcagtgctcctccttgcacaaaggcggaggtagcagtcctgctgctgggttgttgccctcctccacgtctcctgatgtactggcctgtctcctggtagtgccaccatgctctggacactacgctgacagacacagcaaaccttcttgccacagctcgcattgatgtgccatcctggatgagctgcactacctgagccacttgtgtgggttgtagactccgtctcatgctaccactagagtgaaagcaccgccagcattcaaaagtgaccaaaacatcagccaggaagcatagaaacTGAGAAATGGTCTgttgtcaccacctgcagaaccactcctttattgggggtgtcttgcttaattgcctataatttccacctgttgtctattccatttgcacaacagcatgtgaaatgtattgacaatcagtgttgcttcctaagtggacagtttgatttcacagaagtgtgattgacttggagttacattgtgttgtttaagtgttcccttgatttttttgagcagtgtatttaacaAAAATGACAAGTTTTGAAATGGTCAGACTGCAATGCAGAGGTGCTTTAAATAAATACGGCTTGACAAGTTTTATTCATAAATTCCCCCCGAAGGTGTCttggtcagttcacatgtttaaTCCAAAGCAAATTAACATAGTAATTATAGAAAATAAAAGCAGGGAAACAGTTTCGTAGACCTTTACCAAATTAGGACCGCAATTAAAAAATTAATAAAAGCAAAAATAAAACCTTAATGGGCAACTCCGCCACTTTTAACATCTGGGTTGTTATGAAGTATTTAGTGATGTTTTACACAGTTTGTGTGACTTCATGATTTCATGTATATTGACTGTTAAGTGATACGCAAAACCAGATTCTTTTTTCAAGTAGGATCCCTGAAATTACTAATAAAATAAATGGACAGTCATTTTCAGCTATCGATATAACCCATCTAGTTCTGATCATATGTTGCTCGGTTGTCTTCATCTAATAACATCTGTAAATAAATAGACGCTCAAAAACCTATATATATGTATAGCTAGTTTACATCCATGTGTTTCTGTTGTTCAAAGCTCAAATTGCCATGATTCCATTTGGCAAAACCACTCCCACCAACAACAAAGTTGCAGCTCCAAATAGACTATATTCTCATTAGTTCCAATAGGCCTAATATTGTTGGATGGTTGCTAAGGCTATATTTGGCAGCTATTGTTGAGCACACTACTTCCAATGGAACAGGGTTAGCTACTTAGCTAGCATTGCTAATGTCAGCACAAAATATACAGGCTTTAATGAGAGACTAGGATTCCATAGTGATTTGCCTGTAAATGTCATAATAAATGTGATCTAACAGGCCTACATGTTGTTTGGACTGTTGTTTAAGACAGTAGCCAAGATTAAACTCAGCTGTTATTGTTGCAAAAACCTATTTCGGATGTAGCAGTCAGGCTAGCTAGAATGCTAGCTAACCATCAGATACAGTAATTTATGCTTCGCATTCGTTAGCATCTAAATTCTATTATTTGAgtgtaatgcagttgattggtgaCAGTGGGATGAACATATATTCAGCGTGATATACATGCAAGCATTATAATATGAAATGCACTCAGATGAAGCTTGTAAAGCGAACTGTCGACTGGACGGAGCATTGCATCCTGGTAGGTGAAACGCAACCTGGAAattgcagtatactgtagatgAGGGCAGTGCAGAAGCTTAAATGACAAACTAGGAATCGTGCAGTATGACAGACAAATTAGTTTCAGATCTTATGGTGGGGCATATACGAACAGCATAATAACTGGTTATAAAGTGGTGTTGTCCTTTAACTCGAACACCTTCAAGCCATACACCCAACCGTTCAGCAATTGCCTTTCACACTAGTCTAACAGACTACAAACACCTTCAAAAAAATACACATTCCTTTACACTGATATGCATGTGCAAAACTATTTTACCAGAGTAAACTAGTAAGGCAATGCAACAAATCAGTCACCCCAAGCACTCAACGAACAGCATCTAAGaagcaaaataaattaaatccCTGAAAACAACTGAAGACATAAACATTGAGGGAATGTTTTGAAGCTATACAATGAGACAGTATATATCCAGATAGGGAGACCTGCATAGTGAAGGGTGAGTTCTACTAGACTAGAGGTCTATGGGCTTGGTGGCTGACAGCAGTCTGCCCTCGTTGAGGAGGTTCCTGGGGGAGCCTCTGTAGTAATACACATCCTTCTCAGCcacctgctgtaccacagacctcTCACCTTCACCTCCTGGGTCTTTAACAGGTGTCACACCTTTGGCCTTCAGTTGTACCTTGTTGGTCACGTCGCTTAGAGTGTAATTCCTGGGTTTGCCGGCGATACTGGCTGGCTTCTTGGGTGGGACTGGAGGAGAGCAGGTTTTTGTGGAGCGGACCGTGTCAAGTGTGGGGCCTCCCTGATCGTTTGGCTGGCGCTGAGCCCCAGCAGACAGGCCACTCTCCAGGCTGACAGCCTCTCCCACAGGGATGGTGGTTACCTGGCTGGAGGATGTGATACCAGCCGGTACAGGCCACCTGTCCCCCAGCAAGGAGTTGATCCTGCGGATAGACTGGCGCACAGGAGTACGCTGGAACTTGAGGGGGGACCTGACTGCTTTGGCCTGTGATTTGGGTGAACACAGGGTGAGCTTATTGAAGCGCTGGATGTGGTCTACCACCCTTAGCCTGCTGGTCTCCAGGATGCCTGGGGAAGGCAGCTCCAACAGCTGCTGTTCCTGCCTCTGGGGGTGGGCACTGGGTTCTGGGGATGCCACAGCCTCAACATGTACCATTACAGGCACTGTATCCAGAGGGGGAAGAGGGTTCTTGAGCTCCTGAAAGTACTCCAACCCTGAAGCTCTGTATGGAGTGGACTGGACCCCAGCAGCAATGCTGCGTGTGAAGTGAGCAGGGCTCTGGATGTCCAGGGCATCGATCAGCTTGCTGCAGTTCACCTGCTCAGCCACAGTATCTGCCTCTCCCGCtacagacctgtcaccagcaCACAGTGACCAGTCACAGGCCTTCTCTGACAGACTGCCACATCCTCCCACTTCAAACAGGGCACTATCTATATacaagggagacagaggaacaaaCTCAATCTGACCAAATGTAATGTTCTGGTCATCAGCCAGATGCCTCCAAGGAGTTGGCATGCCAGAACGCTCTTTGTTTGGTGACACACCTTTAAGTGTAGAAGATTCAGAAGGAGTTGAATCTGTTGAATCAGTTTGAGTGTTCTCAGGCTGTGTTGCCTTGCCCCCTTCAGAGGGGGCACCGTCATCCCTCAGTACTCCCTGTAGGTTGCTGCCAGACTCAGTGAAGGCTCTTTTGATCTTGAGCAGGGTGGGCCTGGTCAGAGTCTGGCTGAATGAGCACTCACTCTCGAGGCTCTCAGCTCTGGAGGCACAGCACAGCTTCTTGGGGAAGCTGGCCACCATGGGGGGCTTGGCCACCACGATGGCAGGCTCAGAGTAGTAGTTGttcttcagacacatgttaatgGGGGTGTCGGTGAAGGAGCCTCCACTGAAGACATGGCCCTCGTCAGGGGTCTCCCCACTCCAAGACATCCGGAGGGCACTGCCGTCACACTGGGGGGTTAGCAGGTTGTCTTCTGACTTGCTGTAAAACTTGGAGCCTGTGGAGCAGTGGGCATTAGCAGACATCACTTCCCACAAGGGACAACAAAACACTGATCCATTTCATGCATTACTTTAGCACTTAGCACAAATTATGAAAGTACATTATAAATTATGTTAGTAGGTTTTTAAAAAGCAACTCACCCTTTGCGGCACTCTTGTTTCGCAAAACAGTAGGGCTAAATTTGGCGTCTTTGAAGCAAAAACTGGTGGTGCTCTCTGGAGTGGCAAGTCGCCAACCAATGAACTCTGAACCCTCTCTCTGAATCGCCAGCATGGAATAAGAAATTACATTGTTGGGATGGAGTCATACTTTTTAGTCAATCATATAATGTTGCCTTACACTAAAACCTTGTTAAGTTATgtgaaatattttcttaactcttcttgaaatgcactgttggttaagggcttgtaagtaagcatttcacagtaaagacttgttgtattcagcacatgtgacaaataaagttgttTTGAAAATCTGATGCATCATAATTTAAGGGTCTTCGGTGTATGGTAAAAAGTTACTCAGATGAAATTAGTGTTGGTCAATATTGTTTTATTAAATTGCAAATATACATCAGTATGCCATTATAAAGTGACCCATGCATAAACCAAGTTACAGTTCAGTTTAGGTAAATATAATATTTGGTTAATATTAAATGTTTTTAATGTCTTAAAATGTTAGATTTCACTTATATTAAATATTTCAGATCCTAGAATTGAGAATATAAACATCAAATGTTACAGAACAGTCATGCAGAAATAACGGAATTCTCGCCTTGAAAACAAGAACGTTTGATTTACGTCAAGTAGAAGCTCACAACCTCAAAATGCTCTCCAGTCAATTTATTAACTGAGCATGCATTACTGAAAGTAAACATGTGCCCAAACTGTTATAAAATCAACAGCCCAAAAAAAGAACCTAAAAAGATGAGAAAAAAGTGCTACTGTGCAAAATTGTACCCTACAATTGCACCCCAAGCATAAATGTAGATGATTTATTCTGATTAATACAATTAGTCAATttgcaaggggggggggggtcatcatCAAGACTGGGATTGAGTCTTTTCCTCCCATTTGAGGGGCAGATAATCAGTGTGAGGTCATACATGGGTATCTGCACTTACAGGATCTCTGCTGCTCTTGCCCAGGCTGAAGCGAAGGCGCAGGGACTTGCGAACATTTTCTTTCTTGGTGACCTTGGGAGAGAAGCAACCAGCCTTCCCCGACTCTACTCTGAAAAACAGACAAGAACATACTGTTTCAACCATTGTCAAGTTATAAATATTATACAATATAAACATTTAATAAGAAGGCCTCTAGTCCGATGCAACAGAGAGAAGTGTGACATGAAAAAGTTGGTGTGTTTGAGATCGTTATCAGCTTAGACATAAGTTGTCATCTGCTTGAGCAATACATTTTCAATTCCACATAGGATCAGGAAATAGCCTTTGATAAACCACATGATGTATGTACCTGTCGACAAAATGTCGGCGACTCAGTCGTTTGCTCTTTCTCCTTGCAGAGCTGGCAGACTGCCCGCTGGACCTCCCAACTAAGGCCAAAGCATTATGGGAGGAGTCCAGGGATTTTGAGGCACTTGGGTCAAGGTATCCTGAAAAACAGGAGCAACACACTCAATGCACATGAATACTttttagtaaaaaaataaaataaaaataataataattaaaaaaaactTTGATTAAATACAGATGTGAGTCCTTGTGGAGTTACCTGGTCCAGGAGTGGAGCTTCCACCGAACAGAGAATTAGGAAATAATTCTACACCAAGGTTATTTTTGATGGATCGCCGTTTCTTGTTGGAGAATCCATAACTATGACCAGATTCCAAAGGAATTTCTCTCTTGGAGCTGGGAGTAATTATCACAGGAGTTGCAGAAGAAAAGACTggtggggtaaaaaaaaaaaaaaaatcacaagaaAGAATTCACTATTAGGTCATAGTCTCCCACAGATAAATATTCAGAACAGCTGAAATAATTCGCTAAAATTCTTGATTAGCGTCGATTAAGAAAATTAAAGCCAAAAACAAGCACACAGACAGAGTAGGCAAGACAATTTGGGCAGGCATCAAATCAGTAATGTAATAGCGGGAAAAAAATGACAAGACAGTGTTACTACGCATCCACTACATAAGCTCAAATGAAAAGAAAATCTGAAAACAAATTTAAATTAAGAGTTGCATTTCTGTGAAAGACAAGCAGCTGATTCCCTGTTGCAGGCTGAATTAAATGAATGCGTCAGAGCTACAGGGCATTGATGCTCTCATTAAACGGCAGGAGGCGAAACATGACCTCGGTACCTACCATATCTGTCTGACTGGGGAGTATTTGTGGGTGTTCTATTTGTTTTTAACTTATTCAGAGCTCCATTGACCATATCTGCAATGCAAAAACCATTCCATATCTTGAAATTCAATGGAGATTTACAGAGGAGGAAGAATAAGCCTATAACATTGGATCATTTAATATAATTTCAAAGACGACCCAATGctggaaaaaaatacaaattctAAGAGCAATGTTCTTCCAGGGTATCTTACCCCCTAGACTGCGCCTGCATCTCCTCTTGGCCCCTGAATTTGTGTCCAAGTCCTCTAGTCGCTCAAGAGTAGGGAACAGAACATCTGCCTCACAGCCCAGCATGGCTGGAATCTTCTCCATGATGAACTGAGGTACCACACctaccacacagagacacatttaGACACGGTTTGCTATGAACATTCCCTTTTAACTTTCAATCACCAGTTGATTGATGACACTACAATAACAAGGCTTGAACTGCTACCGAAGTCTGAAGCGTGTTCTATAAGGCAGTGGACCACAGCTGCCTGTTGCTTGAGGCGTTTCTCTGTGCTGGCGTTCATCTTGTCTGCCCCGTCTCCAGCGTGTAAGAGGTTGGGAGCCAGGATCACAGACAGGTTACTGCTGTCCATCTTATTCAACCCACTCCTGAGAGAAAAAGCAAAACCAGATTGAGAAATAATGATTGACCAAGTCCAAAATGTTACAGTGTGAAATGATACTATTTAATGAGACAAACTTGTGAAATCATACCTTTGAGAGACTTTGTTGAGGAAGCCAAAAAAGTAACGTAGAATGCTCATGTTCCGGTCAGGCAGTACACAAGACAGCAGCAGGGTGGCATAGGTCCTGTCCTCCTTTGTGGGCAGCTGCTGGGCCTTGAGGAAGGCATCATGCAGCTCTGTAGGCATAACGGGATCCGGCAGCTCCCTAAAGAACTGCTTGACCAAGCCAGCCACATCACACGGCAGGGCAGTGGACAGGCACCTCTCACCCTTATCCAACTTCACCTGCACAGAAAAAAAACCAATCCGGCCTTGCGTTGAACTATTCCAGCAGCCAGGGCCTTCCTATTCATAGCAAGGTCAATCTCCAGCCATCACTCACCCGCAGTGCTTTCAGACGAACAACAGAGCCAGACTTTCTGAACAAGCCCTCTGTATCCACATGCTCCAGCAGACTTGCACATGCATCTATGAGAAAGCTGGAGAGCAAGGGGATGGGAGAAACATTAGACCAAAAAAAAGGACAGAGAATGTTGGTCTACCACGCACAAATGAAGGACGACAAAATATTTTGTTAGAAAGTACAAGTTCTAGCTAAGACAGGTGTTTATCTTACCATGGTATATTCGCATTCTCCACATTGTACTGCAGAAGGCTCTCCAGCGGTACACCAAACACTTTCACCTGGAAAACATGATAAAACAAGTTCATGTTTGATTTCAACAAGGAAGGCTTTGCATGGTAGCTGGTTAAATGATCCTACATAGGACTAAGCTCACTAATAAGCTTCGACTTGGTATCCCATCCAACTTCCCGCCACGGAAATGTCTGTGAAAGGGCACAAGTTTTTACATGGGATTTGTCCCCATTTAACAGAAGGCCCTGAAAGCTGTTTTACAACAGTTCGGCATTCCCCTACCCAAGGAAGTAGTTAGTAACTCATCACCTGATCAAATACAAGCTAGCGCTATGTTGTGGCTGCCAAGCGTCAAACATTCCGCTAAGTATTTTAGAGGGAGACTGGAAAATAGGTGCCTAGCTGTGCTTTTGAAAAACAACAGCCTATAGCCTACTACAGTATAATGACAGCCCTGTGCCTTTTACTTGGTACATTTTCTGCCAGTAATTTTCACCTGGAAAGTACAAGTTTAATGGACCAAACCAATTGCCTGAAATCAAATTAGGCTAACTGCCTAAAGGCAAGCATGTGCCTTGTACTACCGTCTCAGCACCAAGCCCACTTAAACAGTCCACTGCACTATTATGTATGCCAAATGTGTCTACTATTGTCAATCATTTGAATCATTCGCAACAAttcacttcaaatcaaattttattggtcacatacacatggttagcagatattaatgtgagtgtagtgaaaggcttgtacttctagttccgacagcaataatatctaacaagtaatctaacaaattcacaacaactacctaatacacataaatctaaaggggtgaatgagaatatgtacatataaatatatggatgagtgatggctgaGTGGCATAGACAatgtgcaatagatggtatacatgtgatatgagtaatgttagatatgtaaacattattaaagtggcattgtttaaagtcaCTAATGATtcatttaaagtggccagtgattgggtttcaatgtaggcagcagcctctcggagttagtgattgctgtttagcagtctgatggccttgagatagagactgaaaaacagcttctcggtcccagctttaatgcctctgtactgacctcgccttatgGATGATGacgtgaacaggcagtggctcgggtggttgttgtccttgaagatctttttggccttcttgtGGCATTGGAGTGCTGtaagtgtcatggagggcaggtagtttgccgccggtgatacgttgtgcagaccacaccaccctctggagagccttgcagttgagggtggtgcagttgccgtaccaggctgtgataaagcctgacaggatgctctcgattgtgcatctgtaaaagtatgTCAGGGTTTTGGTgaaaagccacatttcttcagcctcctgaggttgaagaggcgctattgcgccttcttcaccacaccatgtgggtggaccatttcagtttgtctgtgacatGTACAaggaggaacttgaagctttccaccttctccactgctgtcccttcgttGTGgatagtccacgatcatctcctttgttttgttgactgaGTTGTTTTCTCCAAAAACCACACTCCGAatgccctcacttcctccctgtaggctgtctcgtcgttgttggtaatcaagaccactactgttgtgttgtctgcaaacctGATCATTGAGTTTgtaggcgtgcatggccacgctgTTGTGGGTGAACTGGAGTACAGGAGgcggctgagcacgcacccttgttggGCCCCAGTGAAGTagagatgtttcctaccttcacccccatttagttcagttatctttgccttcttgggtacaggaagaatggtggccatcttgatgCACTTAACTAGCTAGTTATGAACCCCCAACACAATTCAGACGGACAGACTAATCCAACAATGAACGTGAATTACAATGACAGGCTAACAAAAGTGCTCAGACTGAATGCAAATGAGCTAGTCAGCCAGAATGGTTCTCAAAAGGACTCTTTTCACACCACTTCGTTACCATTGTTATAACCGGAGACgtgaattatcctaacctgctgcctAAATTACACTAATCTGTTACAAAACCAAACCACTTCCGTAACAATGTTTCTCGGTTTGCAAACATggaattttagctagctaacgttagctacttaGCCCACCAACTGACTCATTCAGGCACTGTTTTACAACCAAAGTTTGACAATTCTGTCTAAGAGTAACGTTAAGCATTTGAGTGTTTATCTAGCTTGTAAGCTAAACAAAAATAGACTTAGTTACCTTGTTGTTAGCTGTCAACTTGCAGCTGGTGCGTGCTTTGTTTTTGTTCCAATTCTTAGTCTTTATCCCATAAGCAGTACGAAGGTGTTGCACAATAGCCAGGCGCATCACATTTCTTTCCATTACCTTCATCTTTAACTTTACAAATTACTTTCACTGTGCCTTCTTAAACTTTCAACACATACTGTACCAACTTAGCCAACTTGCAGGTCTATGCTTAGCTACTATTATCCCTCTTGAATCTAACGCGTCAGTATAACAGCTAAATGAGTTATCGTAACCCACGTCCGCACGTCTCCTTCCTTTTAAATCGCCAACAATTCTTTGCGTATGCCCTTCTCATTCAAAACAATCTCGCTAACTTGACATACCAACTCATTCTACACGTAACTTACAACTAGCTAGGTCGACCTAAAAGCAACCGCCGAGTCACTGCCAATTATCCAGTCCCAGCAGAATCGACCCAGCTAGGCGCGATCATTCTCGTGTGACTAGCCCACGTTCGATATCATCTAACGTTAACAATTATCATAGCTAGCTAACCATAACTAATGTATATTACCGTATGCCTAAATCTGTATTCTAGCATTTACCTGAATACATAATTATTCTCTTGTTTTTATATAATCTGATATGCCTTAGCTAGCTATATTGCTTGCAGACAACGTTTCCCTGAAATATTTTTCCGCACATCTTTTAAACGGCAAAAGCGTTTCTACATGCTCCGCTCTGATTGGCTAGAGTGGGTTCAAAATATTAAGACCCACACAATGTTATTTTTCTTCTTCGTTGGGGTTTATCGGCTGTTGGCATCCAACATTATGGTGCATTACCGCGACCTAATGGACTGGAGTGTGGGCCAGCGACTGAGAAACCAAATCCTAACTCAGCCCCTTTTCTATTAaaacatcatacagtagacataTGTTAATAATTATTTAGTAAATATAAGTTGACATGCAATCATAACTGACTGTGGTGCATATAAAGCATCCACAAGCTACTGTAAAAATACATgctccactgtctctgtttcctggcaATAATCACACTTTCCTGTCGGATTATTTCCTATCACATTTAAAGTCTTACTCACCCTTAATCTTGTAACAATAGCCTCCTCTATTCTGCCCCTTCCTGCTGTCTGTTTCAATATGCTTTGCGTTGTAGTCAAGACAGACAAAGATGTATAAGCAAACTTTACTAGGCATGTTGTCAACCACTGGTTTCCGTTTCCTGTGTAACATCAATATGAGTAACATCAATATTGCTACATGTAATTTTTTTTTACAAGAGCAGACTCCATCTAACTTTGGCTTGTAGTCAATGTCTGCAATAAACTTAAATGTGAACTGAATGTTTGTTTACTGTCTGACTGTCCATTCATTATTCAGGTGTAGGGCCATTACTATAGTAAGTAACCACTGGTTTCCGTTTCCTGTGTAACATCAATATGAGTAACATCAATATTGCTACATGTAATTTTTTTTTACAAGAGCAGACTCCATCTAACTTTGGCTTGTAGTCAATGTCTGCAATAAACTTAAATGTGAACTGAATGTTTGTTTACTGTCTGACTGTCCATTCATTATTCAGGTGTAGGGCCATCAGAAGACCTATACAAGACCTTGTGTTGATTACATCAGGAGGTGCTTGACCTGAGATGTTTGGATCTTCTTGTTGATGTGCAGCGTTCACCTCCAGGTTGTGTTCAGCACCCTGCTGGGCGTCAGCTGGTGCTCTGTTTACTGGCTATGTGCCAGGCTCCTCCTCTATTTCTCCGCTCTTCCTCAGGTGTCGCCTGTTCCTCCTGAAGACTTGTCCTGGTTCTGTCTTCACCTCATAGGACCTTTGCTCCACAGGTCTGACTACTGTGACCCTCTGCCACCACTGTTTCTGTCCTGTGAGTGGCTGAACTCTCCCACTGTCATCTCATTGCAGCTCTGTGAGATCCTTAGCAGAGGTGTCGTAGTACTTTGCCTGTTTCTGCTGTCTTTCTTTGAACTTCTCCAGCTGACAGTTTTCCATCCCTGGTCTCAGAAGATTTTCACTCATTATAAGTAGTGTCTTTGTACGtcttcccatgaacaccattgCAGGGCCGCTGTCTGTTCCTTGTGACGGGGGTATTTCTGTGATCCAGCATTACCAGgtatttttttttcacctttatttaaccaggtaggctagttgagaacaagttctcatttgcaactgcgacctggccaagataaagcaaagcagttcgacacatacaacaacacagttacacatggaataaacaaacatacaatcaataatacagtagaaaaatatatatacagcatgtgcaaatgaggtaggataagagaggtaaggcaataaataggctgtGGTGGCAAAgtcattacaatatagcaattaaacacttgaATGGTataatgtgcagaagatgaatgtgcaagtagagatactggggtgcaaaggagcaagataaataaataacagaaccgtccagagaagtgatgctggacgggcgggcaggtgcgggcagcgatggattgaagagcatgcatttagttttacttgcatttaagagcagttggaggccatggaaggagagttgtatggcagtgaagctcatctggaggttagttaacacagtgtccaaagaggggccagaggtatacagaatggtgttgtctgcgtaaaggtggatcaaagaatcaccagcagcaagaggaccatcattgatgtgtacagagaagagagtcggcctgagaattgaacactgtggcacccccatagagacagccagaggtccggacaacaggccctccgatttgacacacacccaactctatcagagaagtagttggtgaaccaggcgaggcaatcatttgagaaaccaaggctgttgagtctgccaataagaatgtggtgattgacagagtcgaaagccttagccaggtcgatgaatacggctgcacagtaatgtctcttatcgatggcggttatgatgtcgtttaggaccttgagcgtggctgaggtgcacccatgaccagctctgaaaccagattgcatagcggaaaaggtacggtgggattcgaaatggtcggtaatctgtttgttaacttggctttcgaagaccttagaaaggcagggtagaatagatataggtctgtagcatttctggtctagagtgtctccccctttgaagaggggcatGGCcgaggcagctttccaatctttgggaatctcagatgatacgaaaaagaggttgaacaggctagtaataggggtattgagataaacttttgttattgaccaaatacttattttccaccataaaagaacagggctccgggcagccgagcggaaatggaggaa
The genomic region above belongs to Oncorhynchus nerka isolate Pitt River linkage group LG18, Oner_Uvic_2.0, whole genome shotgun sequence and contains:
- the LOC115145376 gene encoding rho GTPase-activating protein 11A-like isoform X3; translation: MKVMERNVMRLAIVQHLRTAYGIKTKNWNKNKARTSCKLTANNKVKVFGVPLESLLQYNVENANIPCFLIDACASLLEHVDTEGLFRKSGSVVRLKALRVKLDKGERCLSTALPCDVAGLVKQFFRELPDPVMPTELHDAFLKAQQLPTKEDRTYATLLLSCVLPDRNMSILRYFFGFLNKVSQRSGLNKMDSSNLSVILAPNLLHAGDGADKMNASTEKRLKQQAAVVHCLIEHASDFGVVPQFIMEKIPAMLGCEADVLFPTLERLEDLDTNSGAKRRCRRSLGDMVNGALNKLKTNRTPTNTPQSDRYVFSSATPVIITPSSKREIPLESGHSYGFSNKKRRSIKNNLGVELFPNSLFGGSSTPGPGYLDPSASKSLDSSHNALALVGRSSGQSASSARRKSKRLSRRHFVDRVESGKAGCFSPKVTKKENVRKSLRLRFSLGKSSRDPVSADTHV